One part of the Eucalyptus grandis isolate ANBG69807.140 chromosome 10, ASM1654582v1, whole genome shotgun sequence genome encodes these proteins:
- the LOC104423179 gene encoding glucan endo-1,3-beta-glucosidase 14 encodes MKDCSSFFLCLLIFFFISPNVILTGHAFTGTYGVCYGRIADNIPAPSEVATLLRRAKIKNIRIYDADHSVLTAFENSGVEIVVGLGNEFLKDISIGEDRAMNWIKENVQPFLPGTLIRGIAIGNEILGSTDPELWEVLLPAAQNVYSALQRLDLNKKILVQTAHSEAVFATSYPPSAGAFKEDVLLYMRPLLQFFSRIGSPFYINAYPFLAYKSDAEHIDVNYALFKSNPGIRDNKTKLHYDNMFEAQVDAAYAALEKVGFPKMEVIVSETGWASKGDADEPGASLKNAKTYNSNLRKKLLKKKGTPYRPKIPVKAYVFALFNENLKPGPTSERNFGLFKADGSISYNIGFPGLTSKAASTRISFKEFYSSSYVLALTTGAAVLLLNSFSY; translated from the exons ATGAAGGATTgctcctctttcttcctctgcctcctcattttcttcttcatttctccAAATG TTATTTTGACAGGGCATGCTTTCACGGGGACATATGGAGTGTGCTATGGAAGAATCGCGGATAATATACCTGCGCCTAGCGAGGTGGCGACCCTCCTCAGAAGGGCGAAGATCAAGAACATCAGAATCTATGATGCTGATCACAGCGTCCTCACCGCCTTTGAGAACTCCGGCGTTGAAATAGTTGTCGGCCTTGGTAATGAGTTTTTGAAAGATATAAGCATAGGTGAGGACCGCGCAATGAATTGGATTAAAGAGAATGTCCAGCCGTTCCTCCCGGGGACCCTCATCCGTGGAATCGCTATAGGAAATGAGATTTTAGGAAGTACTGATCCTGAACTTTGGGAAGTCTTGCTTCCAGCAGCTCAAAATGTCTATAGTGCGCTTCAACGTCTAGATCTGAACAAGAAAATTCTAGTCCAGACTGCGCATTCGGAAGCTGTCTTCGCCACTTCGTATCCGCCTTCTGCAGGGGCATTCAAGGAGGATGTCCTTCTATACATGAGGCCTCTTCTACAGTTCTTCTCTCGGATTGGGTCTCCATTTTACATAAACGCGTATCCCTTCCTAGCATATAAGAGCGATGCCGAGCACATTGACGTTAACTACGCCCTCTTCAAATCAAACCCGGGAATACGTGATAATAAGACTAAATTACATTACGACAACATGTTTGAGGCTCAGGTAGATGCAGCATATGCTGCTCTTGAAAAGGTCGGGTTCCCGAAAATGGAGGTCATTGTGTCGGAAACAGGCTGGGCTTCCAAGGGAGACGCAGACGAACCTGGGGCCTCACTGAAGAACGCCAAGACTTACAACTCCAATCTGCGTAAAAAGCTTCTTAAGAAAAAGGGCACGCCTTACAGGCCTAAGATCCCTGTCAAGGCATACGTGTTTGCTTTGTTCAATGAGAATTTGAAGCCCGGACCGACCTCCGAAAGGAACTTCGGATTGTTTAAGGCTGATGGGAGCATCTCGTACAATATTGGGTTTCCTGGTCTTACATCTAA